The following coding sequences lie in one Haladaptatus sp. DJG-WS-42 genomic window:
- a CDS encoding DUF5785 family protein, giving the protein MDWPHDPDGEEGSEGMRKYGHAILAKKINEDEDFPLAKADYVAQFGDHPIRINYQRVVSVADIFEHVPEENFGDFVEFHKALGRGMRRGGFWDYDTNVENPDKQKA; this is encoded by the coding sequence ATGGACTGGCCCCACGACCCAGATGGTGAGGAAGGCAGCGAGGGCATGCGTAAATACGGCCACGCAATCCTTGCCAAGAAAATTAACGAAGACGAAGACTTCCCGCTCGCCAAAGCGGACTACGTAGCGCAGTTCGGCGACCACCCCATCCGTATCAACTACCAACGAGTCGTGAGCGTCGCGGACATCTTCGAGCACGTTCCCGAAGAGAACTTCGGCGACTTCGTTGAGTTCCACAAGGCCCTTGGCCGTGGTATGCGCCGCGGTGGGTTCTGGGACTACGATACGAACGTCGAAAACCCGGACAAGCAAAAGGCGTAA
- a CDS encoding aldolase/citrate lyase family protein, translating into MTADLRAALRAREPVCGSWISLADPAVAEATASLDYEFLLIDTEHAPHSVETVTDLVRGVDAAPGDTEPFVRAAWNDPVRIKRLLDVGVAGIMVPMLESRADAEAFVSATRYPPEGERGIAASRAAQYGLDFEEYVARANEELVTIGQIESRDGLDAVEEIVTVPGLDALFIGPADLSGALSVFGEWDSDELREAIETVLSTAHAHDVPVGTLASTNDQIDDWLALGFDYLIAGIDVSHMLAGSVAAKERFDNAMAER; encoded by the coding sequence ATGACCGCTGACCTTCGGGCCGCGCTTCGCGCCCGCGAACCAGTGTGTGGCAGTTGGATTTCACTCGCAGACCCCGCCGTCGCAGAAGCCACGGCGAGCCTCGACTACGAGTTCCTGCTCATCGACACCGAACACGCACCCCATTCGGTCGAAACCGTCACCGACCTCGTTCGTGGTGTCGATGCCGCACCCGGCGACACAGAACCGTTCGTCCGTGCGGCGTGGAACGACCCCGTGCGAATCAAGCGCCTGCTCGACGTTGGCGTCGCTGGCATCATGGTGCCGATGCTCGAAAGCCGCGCTGACGCGGAAGCTTTCGTGAGCGCGACGCGCTACCCACCCGAAGGCGAACGCGGGATTGCCGCAAGCCGCGCCGCGCAGTACGGTCTCGACTTCGAGGAGTACGTCGCCCGCGCGAACGAGGAATTGGTGACGATTGGCCAAATCGAGAGCCGTGACGGCCTCGATGCCGTCGAAGAAATCGTGACCGTCCCCGGCCTCGACGCGCTGTTTATCGGCCCCGCAGACCTCTCCGGGGCACTCTCAGTGTTCGGCGAGTGGGATAGCGACGAACTCCGCGAGGCGATTGAGACGGTGCTTTCGACCGCCCACGCCCACGACGTCCCAGTTGGCACGCTTGCGAGTACGAATGACCAAATCGACGACTGGCTCGCACTCGGCTTTGACTACCTCATCGCAGGCATCGACGTGAGCCACATGCTTGCCGGAAGCGTGGCCGCAAAAGAGCGCTTCGACAACGCGATGGCAGAACGATAA
- the hutH gene encoding histidine ammonia-lyase — protein sequence MSDPITLDGASLTPEAVARVARENVSVVVSDEAREAVRAARERVDDVVDAGDAVYGVNTGFGQLVNERIPREDIEQLQTNLIRSHAAGAGRELIREEVRAMMLTRINALVKGFSGIREVVLDHLVTMLNEGVHPVVKSRGSLGASGDLAPLAHMALVLLGEGEAHVDGERLSGGEALARVDLEPLTLASKEGLALINGTQLTVGLGALLVVDAESLLRAADTAGALTTEVTMGTTASCDPALSAVRPHPGQAAAARNVKRLTAESEIVESHRNCDRVQDAYSIRCLPQVHGAVREAVGHLRETVEIELNSATDNPLIFPGEQVDSRASGTESAAVLSGGNFHGEVLALRVDYVANALTELAAISERRTDRMVNPNIQEDYLPPFLTEHSGLRSGLMIAQYTAASLLNECRSFGRASADNTPVSGNQEDHVSMSAQAAHNARKTLENARMVVAVELLCGAQAAEFIDGDLDHGVGTAAAYDVIREVVSPLTDDRELHIDMAAVDDLLRAGVLDDALAAALSEQLE from the coding sequence ATGAGCGACCCGATTACGCTCGATGGAGCCTCGCTGACGCCGGAAGCCGTCGCGCGCGTGGCCCGCGAGAATGTTTCGGTCGTCGTTTCTGACGAGGCTCGTGAGGCCGTCCGCGCCGCCCGCGAACGCGTAGACGACGTGGTCGATGCTGGAGACGCCGTCTACGGCGTGAACACCGGTTTCGGCCAGCTCGTGAACGAACGCATCCCCCGCGAGGACATCGAACAACTGCAGACCAATCTCATTCGGAGTCACGCCGCAGGAGCAGGCCGCGAACTCATCCGCGAGGAGGTACGGGCGATGATGCTCACCCGCATCAACGCACTGGTGAAAGGCTTCTCTGGCATCCGTGAAGTCGTCCTTGACCACCTCGTGACGATGCTGAACGAGGGCGTCCACCCGGTCGTGAAATCGCGCGGCAGCCTCGGTGCGAGCGGCGACCTTGCCCCCCTCGCGCACATGGCGCTCGTGCTTCTTGGTGAGGGTGAAGCGCACGTTGATGGCGAACGGCTGAGTGGAGGTGAAGCGCTCGCCCGCGTCGACCTCGAACCGCTCACGCTCGCGTCGAAAGAAGGCCTCGCGCTCATCAACGGAACCCAGCTAACGGTCGGTCTCGGCGCGTTGCTCGTCGTGGACGCAGAATCATTGCTCAGAGCCGCCGATACGGCGGGGGCGCTCACCACGGAAGTGACGATGGGAACCACCGCGTCGTGCGACCCGGCGCTGTCTGCGGTGCGTCCGCATCCCGGCCAAGCGGCAGCTGCGCGGAACGTAAAGCGCCTGACTGCGGAGTCAGAAATCGTCGAATCCCATCGCAACTGTGACCGCGTCCAAGACGCCTACTCGATTCGGTGTCTCCCGCAGGTTCACGGCGCAGTCCGGGAAGCGGTTGGTCACCTCCGCGAAACCGTCGAAATTGAACTCAACAGCGCAACGGACAATCCACTCATCTTCCCCGGCGAGCAAGTCGATTCGCGCGCCAGCGGTACGGAGTCTGCGGCCGTGCTCTCGGGTGGGAATTTTCATGGTGAGGTGCTCGCGCTCCGCGTCGATTACGTCGCAAACGCGCTCACCGAACTCGCTGCAATCAGCGAGCGGCGAACCGACCGCATGGTGAATCCGAACATCCAAGAAGACTACCTGCCGCCCTTCCTGACCGAACACAGCGGCCTGCGCTCGGGGCTGATGATTGCCCAGTACACCGCCGCCTCGCTGCTCAACGAGTGTCGCTCGTTCGGCCGCGCCTCTGCGGACAACACGCCCGTGAGCGGGAATCAAGAAGACCACGTCAGCATGAGCGCGCAGGCGGCGCACAACGCCCGAAAAACGCTCGAAAACGCCCGGATGGTCGTCGCCGTCGAACTGCTCTGTGGCGCACAGGCCGCGGAGTTCATCGACGGCGACCTCGACCACGGCGTCGGCACAGCCGCCGCCTACGACGTGATTCGAGAAGTCGTGTCGCCGCTCACTGACGACCGGGAACTCCACATCGACATGGCGGCCGTCGATGACTTGCTCCGGGCGGGCGTGCTTGACGATGCGCTTGCAGCGGCACTCTCTGAGCAGTTGGAGTGA
- a CDS encoding ABC transporter ATP-binding protein: MSLLEVRDLDAGYGEDLQILTDVDMDVGESEYVTIVGPNGAGKSTMMKSVFGLTTHMGGTVEFNGEEISGLNPEEIIHKGIGYVPQNDNIFPTLTVQENLEMGAYILDELPQDALNAVYERFPILKERKDQKAGTMSGGQRQMLAMGRALMLEPELLLLDEPSAGLAPDLVMEMFDKIDEINDAGTAIMMVEQNAKEALRRCDRGYVLANGQNRFMDSGDALLADDEVRQEFLGG, translated from the coding sequence ATGAGCCTGCTCGAAGTCCGCGACTTAGACGCCGGTTACGGCGAGGACTTACAGATTCTCACCGACGTGGACATGGACGTTGGCGAAAGCGAGTACGTGACGATTGTCGGCCCGAACGGTGCGGGCAAATCGACCATGATGAAGTCCGTCTTCGGACTGACAACCCACATGGGTGGCACCGTAGAGTTCAACGGCGAGGAAATCTCCGGGCTGAACCCCGAAGAGATTATCCACAAGGGAATCGGGTACGTCCCACAGAACGACAACATCTTCCCGACGCTCACGGTCCAAGAGAATCTGGAGATGGGCGCGTACATTCTGGACGAACTGCCACAGGATGCCCTCAACGCAGTCTACGAGCGGTTCCCGATTCTCAAAGAGCGCAAAGACCAGAAAGCCGGGACGATGTCCGGCGGCCAGCGCCAGATGCTCGCGATGGGTCGGGCGCTCATGCTCGAACCCGAACTCCTCCTGCTCGACGAGCCATCCGCCGGGCTTGCCCCCGACCTCGTCATGGAGATGTTCGACAAAATCGACGAAATCAACGACGCAGGCACGGCCATCATGATGGTCGAGCAGAACGCGAAGGAAGCGCTTCGCCGGTGTGACCGCGGCTACGTCCTCGCAAACGGGCAGAACCGCTTTATGGACTCCGGCGACGCACTCCTCGCAGACGACGAAGTGCGCCAAGAGTTCCTCGGCGGGTAA
- a CDS encoding ABC transporter substrate-binding protein, producing MAPNNERRRFLKGLGAAGIAGLAGCIGSPDGEETTTTSGGGGGTTTTGGGGGGGGDGSPDVITVIGYPESGIQLFRDYYNLSDGSEQILVPDGLRSNTLPDQVGNDMANVTGTAPAAGGPNQAAFESLFQDEFGAAPSVFTSQSYDSVAVLILANVAAGANNGTDIRDQLRRIANPSGEEFGPENFVDAVEAAAAGDDINYQGASSAVNFDDKGDPASAAYDVWEFDRANQSSPAQDTQNFESENPDGSGPMADSAPGSGSREVKVGILLPETGDLAAVGQPMINAARLPALQVNDANINITVDAQVEDTQTSPDSGVAAAQALVNAGYPAVCGSASSGVNVPVSQQVFIPNQVVGCSPSSTALSVSNLEDDDYIFRTAPSDFLQGRVMAQVAAERLSGSTAATLFVNNDYGQQLSDRFAEVFEGSFGGTVTNKVAFNIGESSYTSVVEQALGQ from the coding sequence ATGGCACCAAATAACGAGCGCCGACGGTTCCTTAAGGGACTTGGCGCAGCAGGGATTGCTGGATTGGCCGGTTGTATCGGCAGTCCGGACGGTGAGGAGACGACGACCACGAGCGGCGGCGGTGGCGGTACCACCACGACCGGCGGCGGTGGCGGTGGCGGCGGGGACGGCTCGCCAGACGTCATCACCGTGATTGGCTACCCAGAGTCGGGTATCCAGCTGTTCCGTGACTACTACAACCTGAGCGACGGCAGCGAACAGATTCTGGTACCTGATGGGCTTCGCTCTAACACCCTCCCAGACCAGGTCGGTAACGACATGGCGAACGTGACCGGGACGGCCCCCGCAGCAGGCGGGCCAAACCAGGCAGCGTTCGAATCACTGTTCCAAGACGAGTTCGGCGCGGCACCGTCCGTGTTCACCTCCCAGTCGTACGACTCGGTTGCAGTCCTCATCCTCGCAAACGTCGCCGCAGGCGCAAACAACGGGACGGACATCCGTGACCAACTGCGCCGCATCGCAAACCCATCCGGCGAAGAGTTCGGTCCAGAGAACTTCGTTGATGCTGTCGAAGCCGCCGCGGCCGGTGACGACATCAACTATCAGGGTGCATCCTCCGCAGTCAACTTCGATGACAAGGGTGACCCGGCGTCCGCAGCCTACGACGTCTGGGAGTTCGACCGCGCGAACCAGAGTTCGCCCGCACAGGACACCCAGAACTTCGAGAGCGAGAACCCAGACGGCTCCGGCCCGATGGCCGACTCTGCACCCGGCAGCGGCAGCCGCGAAGTAAAGGTTGGAATCCTCCTGCCTGAGACCGGCGACCTCGCCGCAGTCGGGCAGCCGATGATTAACGCAGCCCGCCTGCCCGCACTGCAGGTTAACGATGCGAACATCAACATCACCGTTGATGCACAGGTCGAAGACACGCAGACGTCGCCGGACTCCGGTGTGGCGGCCGCACAGGCACTCGTCAATGCAGGCTACCCCGCAGTGTGTGGGTCTGCATCCTCGGGTGTCAACGTGCCCGTCTCACAGCAAGTGTTCATCCCGAACCAGGTCGTTGGCTGCTCGCCGTCCTCGACGGCACTGTCTGTCTCCAACTTGGAAGACGACGACTACATCTTCCGGACGGCACCCTCTGACTTCCTGCAGGGTCGCGTCATGGCGCAGGTCGCAGCAGAGCGCCTCAGCGGTTCGACAGCCGCGACGCTGTTCGTCAACAACGACTACGGCCAGCAACTGTCCGACCGCTTCGCAGAAGTGTTCGAAGGAAGCTTCGGCGGCACGGTCACGAACAAGGTTGCGTTCAACATCGGCGAGTCCTCGTACACGTCGGTTGTCGAACAAGCCCTCGGCCAGTAA
- the udk gene encoding uridine kinase, translated as MIPSFVIGIAGGTGAGKTTVARELTEGAGDSVTRIPLDNYYKDLSHLDMDERAEVNYDHPNAFEWELVREHMEALMEGQHVEMPQYDFTIHNRSETCTTVQPTDVIVLEGIFSLYDERLNDMMDLRVYVETDADVRILRRIRRDVIDRGRDLDGVIQQYLNTVKPMHEQFVEPTKKHADLIIPEGANRVAVNLLADKVHAEINGTTTELREASSPGRPE; from the coding sequence ATGATTCCCTCGTTCGTCATCGGCATCGCAGGCGGCACCGGTGCCGGGAAGACGACTGTCGCCCGAGAGCTTACGGAAGGCGCGGGCGATTCTGTCACCCGCATCCCGCTCGACAACTATTATAAAGACCTCTCGCACCTCGACATGGACGAACGCGCCGAGGTAAACTACGACCACCCAAACGCCTTCGAATGGGAACTCGTTCGCGAGCACATGGAGGCGCTCATGGAGGGCCAACACGTCGAAATGCCCCAATACGACTTCACGATTCACAATCGCAGCGAAACGTGTACCACCGTCCAGCCAACGGACGTCATCGTCTTAGAAGGCATCTTCTCACTCTATGATGAGCGTCTGAACGACATGATGGACCTCCGCGTGTACGTCGAGACGGACGCAGACGTGCGCATCCTCCGGCGCATCCGACGCGACGTTATCGACCGCGGGCGCGACCTTGACGGCGTCATCCAGCAGTACCTGAACACAGTCAAGCCGATGCATGAGCAGTTCGTCGAGCCGACGAAAAAGCACGCAGACCTCATCATTCCAGAAGGGGCAAACCGAGTTGCGGTCAACCTGCTCGCGGATAAAGTGCACGCAGAAATCAACGGGACGACGACGGAGTTGCGCGAGGCGTCAAGCCCCGGTCGGCCAGAATAA
- a CDS encoding redoxin domain-containing protein, producing MGSLDRLCVLPHTQFSEQYDIGFPLLSDTDGSVASDFDVCYDEWEGHKNVPKRAVFLIDDEETVRYAWATKAAYNQPELIAINEALEKLTSFRADIAADESVFGS from the coding sequence GTGGGCAGTCTCGACCGACTCTGCGTACTCCCACACACACAGTTCTCAGAGCAGTACGATATCGGGTTTCCTCTCCTCTCCGACACGGACGGCTCCGTCGCGTCGGATTTTGACGTCTGTTACGACGAGTGGGAGGGGCACAAAAACGTCCCAAAACGTGCGGTGTTCCTCATTGACGACGAGGAGACGGTTCGGTATGCGTGGGCGACAAAAGCCGCCTACAACCAGCCTGAATTGATTGCGATAAACGAGGCCCTCGAAAAACTCACCTCGTTTCGCGCTGACATCGCTGCAGACGAATCTGTTTTCGGCTCCTAA
- a CDS encoding RimK family alpha-L-glutamate ligase, with translation MTKAGRLRIGVLSLHSSKETKAILNAIEALGHDPEWLRRDNIEVRIREGQATLEPDVDIVINRLLLSKADYATEALCLADTIKGLVPVLNDPTTVLTAMHKYSTAVRLSAAGIPVPDQLLALDPGRLNEARGEFDEEAVYKTAIGTHGSWTWKVSPDELLSPQVGNRWAFLQEFIEVDAERHRDVRVYVVGGEIIAAMTRHAPEGDWRTNVALGGEPEDATADLPADVRDIALRTTEAVGLDFAGIDLIEGEDGWFVLEVNPTAGFKGLFGATGISPAPYIAALAIERAGGECDPELVEKLATGFDDSMPSVINESAATPPEARPVIGYTNDVTVYGTSGAKTVTAKSDTGATRTSIDISLAAEIGAGPITDRTRIVSGSNKTGKTRPVVDITVEINGRTHTLMASVEDRSHMSYPVIIGRDILKDYQVDVGS, from the coding sequence ATGACGAAAGCCGGACGGCTCCGAATTGGCGTGTTGAGTCTCCATAGCTCGAAGGAGACGAAGGCGATTCTCAACGCCATCGAAGCACTGGGTCACGACCCGGAATGGCTCCGGCGGGACAACATCGAAGTTCGGATTCGAGAGGGGCAGGCGACGCTCGAACCGGACGTTGACATTGTCATCAACCGGTTGCTGCTCTCGAAGGCCGACTACGCCACCGAGGCGCTCTGTCTCGCGGACACGATAAAAGGGCTCGTGCCGGTCCTCAACGACCCGACCACGGTGCTCACGGCGATGCACAAGTATTCGACCGCGGTGCGCCTCTCCGCGGCGGGAATTCCCGTTCCAGATCAGTTGCTCGCGCTCGACCCGGGTCGGTTGAACGAGGCGCGCGGAGAGTTCGACGAGGAGGCGGTGTACAAGACCGCCATCGGGACGCACGGTAGTTGGACATGGAAAGTGTCGCCTGACGAACTTCTCTCGCCGCAGGTCGGTAATCGCTGGGCGTTCTTACAGGAGTTCATCGAAGTCGATGCAGAACGACACCGCGACGTTCGCGTGTACGTGGTCGGCGGCGAAATCATCGCGGCGATGACGCGCCACGCACCCGAGGGTGACTGGCGGACGAACGTTGCCCTTGGCGGCGAGCCAGAGGATGCCACCGCCGACCTCCCAGCGGACGTTCGAGACATTGCACTGCGAACCACAGAGGCCGTGGGCCTCGACTTCGCCGGTATCGACCTCATCGAAGGCGAAGACGGCTGGTTCGTCCTCGAAGTCAACCCAACGGCCGGGTTCAAAGGTCTCTTTGGGGCGACGGGTATCAGCCCTGCGCCCTACATCGCTGCACTCGCCATCGAGCGCGCGGGTGGCGAGTGTGACCCCGAACTGGTCGAGAAATTGGCGACCGGCTTCGACGATTCGATGCCGTCGGTCATCAACGAGTCTGCGGCCACCCCGCCGGAAGCCCGGCCGGTCATCGGCTACACCAACGACGTGACCGTTTACGGCACGTCGGGGGCGAAAACCGTCACCGCGAAATCCGACACGGGCGCGACACGGACGAGCATCGACATTTCGCTGGCTGCAGAGATCGGGGCCGGGCCAATCACCGACCGCACGCGTATCGTCTCGGGGAGCAACAAGACGGGGAAGACGCGCCCTGTCGTGGACATCACAGTTGAAATAAACGGCCGGACGCACACGCTCATGGCGAGCGTCGAAGACCGGAGCCACATGAGCTATCCGGTCATCATCGGCCGTGATATTTTGAAAGACTATCAGGTGGACGTCGGGTCGTAG
- the aroC gene encoding chorismate synthase: protein MNGNEFGRLFRVTTYGESHGDAMGVTVSGCPAGLELTEEDIQGDLDRRKPGQSMITTSRGEPDEVKIHSGVQDGYTTGTPIGMTIQNKDARSKKYEPFITAPRPSHGDFTYSAKFGTRNWGGGGRSSARETVNWVAAGAIAKKLLATQDIQVKAHVNQIGDIVSPDVSFEEMLEHSEENEVRCAHPETADEMRDLINTYQEEGDSIGGSVYFEAQGVPRGLGAPRFDSFSARLGQAMMAVPAASAFEFGLGREARTFTGFERNEDWMFDENGDPTPVGNDHGGIQGGITTGQPIYGEVTLHAPTSIPKTQTTVDWETGEEKQEKVIGRHDPVLPPRGVPVVEAMLALTILDYMLLSGRMNPDRLDGKVGEYDTDYHPRNPANIE from the coding sequence ATGAACGGTAACGAATTCGGCCGACTCTTCAGAGTCACCACATACGGCGAGAGCCACGGCGACGCGATGGGGGTCACGGTCTCCGGGTGTCCCGCCGGGCTGGAACTCACAGAAGAAGACATTCAAGGCGACTTAGACCGCCGCAAGCCCGGCCAGTCGATGATCACGACGAGTCGCGGCGAACCCGACGAAGTGAAAATCCACAGCGGCGTCCAAGACGGCTACACCACGGGTACGCCAATCGGGATGACGATTCAGAACAAGGACGCCCGTTCGAAGAAGTACGAACCCTTCATCACCGCGCCGCGTCCGAGCCACGGCGATTTCACCTACTCTGCGAAGTTCGGCACGCGCAACTGGGGCGGCGGCGGGCGCTCGTCTGCCCGCGAGACGGTCAACTGGGTCGCCGCAGGGGCGATTGCGAAGAAATTGCTCGCCACGCAAGATATTCAGGTGAAAGCCCACGTCAACCAGATTGGCGACATCGTCTCGCCGGACGTGAGTTTCGAGGAGATGCTCGAACATTCTGAGGAAAACGAGGTGCGCTGTGCCCATCCCGAAACAGCCGATGAGATGCGCGACCTCATCAACACATATCAAGAAGAAGGCGACTCCATCGGCGGGAGCGTCTACTTCGAAGCGCAGGGCGTCCCGCGCGGACTCGGCGCGCCCCGGTTCGATTCGTTCTCCGCGCGTCTCGGTCAGGCAATGATGGCCGTCCCCGCCGCCTCTGCGTTCGAGTTCGGCCTCGGGCGCGAGGCGCGCACGTTCACTGGATTCGAGCGCAATGAAGATTGGATGTTCGACGAGAACGGCGACCCAACGCCCGTCGGCAACGACCACGGCGGGATTCAAGGCGGCATCACGACCGGCCAGCCAATCTACGGCGAAGTGACTCTCCACGCGCCAACGTCCATCCCGAAAACGCAGACCACAGTTGACTGGGAGACCGGCGAGGAGAAACAGGAGAAGGTTATCGGTCGCCACGACCCAGTCTTGCCGCCGCGCGGTGTGCCAGTGGTCGAAGCAATGCTCGCGCTCACGATTCTCGACTACATGCTCCTCTCCGGGCGGATGAACCCCGACCGTCTCGACGGGAAGGTCGGCGAATACGACACCGACTACCACCCACGCAACCCGGCGAACATCGAGTGA
- a CDS encoding GTP cyclohydrolase III has protein sequence MTNTQVTLIQIDNYGPWTVTPEPRREVDLQTLQSRLYADLSQLFGNRDGYIFFSRFDNMIAVSNGLSVEDHARIQESVRNRYPVTVSLSVATGTSPIQALEDATSQLQDAGSAQDKTRKEILRGRTIDEQFRTETDVQLAHFDVNDATGQYTDRLNEFDTFINIEQGYAELMRYMREENGALSFFVGGDNIIAVCPDMDEAAYQDAIDHVREAVNVELKVGVGRARSPQDAGMAAKHALETCRATGSAVEFDFENA, from the coding sequence GTGACGAATACGCAGGTAACCCTGATTCAAATTGACAACTACGGGCCGTGGACGGTCACGCCCGAACCACGCCGTGAAGTTGACCTCCAGACGCTGCAATCGCGGCTGTATGCAGACCTCTCCCAACTGTTTGGCAACCGCGACGGCTACATCTTCTTCAGCCGGTTTGACAACATGATTGCGGTGAGCAATGGACTCTCCGTTGAGGACCATGCGCGGATTCAAGAATCCGTCCGCAACCGCTATCCGGTGACGGTGAGCCTCAGCGTGGCGACTGGAACGTCACCGATTCAGGCGCTCGAAGACGCCACCAGCCAACTCCAAGACGCGGGGAGCGCACAGGACAAGACTCGGAAAGAGATTCTCCGCGGGCGTACCATCGACGAGCAGTTCCGCACCGAAACAGACGTCCAACTCGCCCACTTCGACGTGAACGACGCGACGGGTCAGTACACAGACCGCCTGAACGAGTTTGACACGTTCATCAACATCGAACAGGGCTACGCCGAATTGATGCGCTACATGCGCGAAGAAAACGGGGCGCTCTCGTTTTTCGTCGGTGGCGACAACATCATCGCCGTCTGCCCGGACATGGACGAAGCCGCGTATCAAGACGCAATTGACCACGTCCGCGAAGCGGTGAACGTCGAGCTCAAAGTCGGCGTCGGCAGAGCACGTTCGCCACAGGATGCGGGCATGGCCGCAAAACACGCGCTCGAAACATGCAGAGCCACCGGCTCTGCGGTCGAGTTCGACTTCGAAAACGCGTAA
- a CDS encoding CBS domain-containing protein, with protein sequence MGDTVTIRDVMTREFVGVSEADLAVNTAQLIRDEGQGCAVVLRGQEVVGLVTEGDMLGLFLNGRDPSSATVSDVMHPGIVTVSTDLPVEEAASMLTRGDAGRLVVLEGTEPIGIVTERDLVTASVLGHLGAGDEVDTEPTLSDADPLDTEYSNQSICEVCGSLTRDLANVNGQLVCPDCRDI encoded by the coding sequence ATGGGAGATACCGTCACGATTCGCGATGTGATGACCCGTGAATTTGTCGGGGTGAGCGAGGCTGACTTGGCTGTCAACACGGCCCAACTCATCCGCGACGAAGGACAGGGCTGTGCCGTGGTTTTACGCGGGCAAGAGGTCGTTGGGCTCGTCACCGAAGGCGATATGCTTGGCCTGTTTCTCAACGGGAGGGATCCGAGTTCTGCAACCGTTTCTGATGTGATGCATCCCGGTATCGTCACCGTCTCGACTGATTTGCCAGTAGAGGAAGCAGCGAGCATGCTCACGCGGGGGGATGCTGGTCGTCTCGTCGTGCTTGAAGGCACCGAACCTATCGGAATCGTTACCGAACGTGATTTGGTTACCGCATCGGTTCTTGGCCACCTCGGTGCTGGCGACGAAGTCGACACAGAGCCGACCCTTTCTGATGCGGATCCACTCGATACCGAGTATTCGAATCAAAGCATCTGTGAGGTCTGTGGGTCGTTAACCAGAGATTTAGCGAATGTCAACGGGCAGCTTGTTTGCCCCGATTGTCGTGACATTTGA
- a CDS encoding uracil-DNA glycosylase, producing the protein MAANPDNLRNPFNMDEACANCDALCDTRTNVVHGYGDVSAEFVFIGGQPSAGADETSIPFTGDAGGERVQELLGRVGFSASARDATEPSLENVFLTYVTRCRHPDRGPTDSEIMACDGYMTAELRMINPQIIVPVGQEALSALAFEYTTKNPDDLDIAECHATTLRGRGFELIPMLAPDEMDDDEYEAFVEHLSAEMGRDYRQTKGRRGR; encoded by the coding sequence ATGGCGGCGAACCCCGACAACCTGCGGAACCCGTTCAACATGGACGAGGCGTGTGCGAACTGCGACGCGCTCTGTGACACCCGGACGAACGTGGTTCACGGCTACGGTGACGTGTCCGCGGAGTTCGTCTTCATCGGCGGCCAGCCAAGCGCAGGCGCAGACGAGACGAGCATCCCGTTCACCGGCGACGCAGGCGGCGAGCGCGTCCAAGAACTGCTCGGGCGCGTCGGCTTTAGTGCTTCAGCACGGGACGCTACTGAGCCGTCGCTCGAAAACGTCTTTCTCACCTACGTCACCCGGTGTCGCCACCCAGATCGCGGGCCAACAGACTCGGAAATCATGGCCTGTGACGGCTACATGACCGCGGAACTCCGGATGATTAACCCCCAGATTATCGTGCCCGTTGGTCAAGAGGCACTGTCTGCACTCGCCTTCGAGTACACGACGAAAAATCCCGACGACCTCGACATTGCCGAGTGCCACGCCACGACGCTTCGTGGGCGTGGCTTCGAGTTGATTCCGATGCTCGCCCCAGACGAGATGGACGACGACGAGTACGAAGCGTTCGTCGAACACCTCTCTGCTGAGATGGGCCGCGACTACCGCCAGACGAAAGGCCGCCGCGGGCGCTGA